In Calothrix sp. PCC 7507, one DNA window encodes the following:
- a CDS encoding TauD/TfdA family dioxygenase, which translates to MGYKHIEVKQVAGFTGAEISGVDLSRPLHDDAIAEIRKALLKWKVVFFRNQNIDHVAQIAFTSRFGEVTYAHPHEDEPIEGFSEILPIDRSRYERRNGLRRSSYENRWHTDVTAVVNPPAGSILRAVNVPSFGGDTQWTNLVAAYEGLSAPLRALADTLKAEHRFNARLRLPSSSKLVQRIAANPQVSIHPVVRVHPETGERALFVNPGFVSHILDVSPQESDLLLELFFNQITKPAYTTRFRWNNGDIAFWDNRATAHLAPQDLDHIEVERVLYRTTITGDVPVGPDGFRSQVVEGEPLTSQLPTVLKKKAEKLEAQPVLS; encoded by the coding sequence ATGGGCTACAAGCACATAGAAGTCAAACAGGTAGCTGGTTTCACAGGTGCAGAAATCAGTGGTGTAGACCTTTCGCGTCCTCTGCACGACGATGCGATCGCTGAAATTCGTAAAGCATTGTTAAAGTGGAAAGTCGTGTTCTTTCGTAATCAGAATATCGATCACGTCGCACAGATTGCATTCACATCTCGTTTTGGTGAAGTCACCTACGCCCATCCCCACGAAGATGAGCCGATTGAAGGCTTCTCAGAAATCCTACCAATTGACCGCAGCCGCTACGAGCGCCGCAATGGTTTGCGCCGTTCCAGCTACGAGAACCGTTGGCACACCGATGTGACAGCAGTTGTCAACCCCCCTGCAGGGTCAATTTTGCGTGCTGTTAACGTCCCCAGTTTCGGTGGTGACACCCAGTGGACTAATCTAGTCGCAGCCTATGAAGGCCTGTCAGCACCCTTACGAGCATTAGCAGACACATTAAAAGCCGAACATCGCTTTAATGCTCGTCTACGGCTCCCCAGCAGCAGCAAGCTCGTGCAACGCATCGCTGCAAATCCCCAGGTATCGATTCACCCAGTAGTCCGCGTTCATCCAGAAACAGGCGAACGTGCATTGTTCGTTAACCCTGGCTTCGTCTCCCACATTCTTGACGTGTCACCACAAGAGAGCGACTTATTACTTGAGTTGTTCTTTAACCAAATTACCAAGCCCGCCTACACCACCCGTTTCCGCTGGAACAACGGTGATATCGCCTTCTGGGACAACCGCGCCACCGCACATTTAGCTCCGCAGGATCTAGATCATATAGAAGTTGAGCGTGTACTCTATCGCACCACCATCACCGGTGATGTTCCAGTCGGTCCCGATGGTTTCCGCTCGCAAGTGGTTGAAGGTGAACCCTTAACCAGCCAATTACCAACCGTCTTGAAGAAAAAAGCCGAGAAGTTAGAAGCACAACCAGTGCTTTCTTAA
- a CDS encoding sterol desaturase family protein, whose product MLEAIAVAWLLLFFGDFLSTFVYHVPEHVFGSLHLKTHHSWKKDFRHYAILTFNAQVLLDGILGALPYVLMGVVLWSFSPIGVIAGLLLGQFHVWWRHVSVLDWQTPKFVTFLCQILFITTPERHWLHHQKTNQGFGDIFTFFEQPSLVWMRWLRLLRVYFRYSRVQLGLTASKE is encoded by the coding sequence ATGCTTGAGGCTATCGCTGTTGCTTGGCTATTACTATTTTTTGGCGATTTCCTATCTACCTTCGTTTATCACGTACCCGAGCATGTTTTTGGTAGCCTCCACCTGAAAACACACCACTCCTGGAAGAAAGACTTCCGCCACTACGCTATTTTGACCTTCAATGCCCAGGTTCTTTTAGATGGTATCCTTGGTGCTTTGCCTTATGTGCTGATGGGAGTAGTTCTGTGGTCTTTCTCACCAATTGGCGTGATCGCTGGATTGCTCTTGGGTCAGTTTCATGTATGGTGGAGACACGTCAGTGTTTTGGATTGGCAAACTCCAAAGTTTGTGACTTTTTTGTGTCAAATTCTATTTATCACCACTCCTGAGAGACATTGGCTGCATCATCAAAAAACTAACCAGGGTTTTGGTGATATTTTCACTTTCTTTGAGCAACCATCACTAGTTTGGATGCGTTGGTTACGTTTGCTCAGGGTTTATTTCCGTTACTCACGTGTCCAGTTGGGGCTAACAGCTTCTAAAGAATAG
- a CDS encoding LLM class flavin-dependent oxidoreductase, which yields MSEPRYGIWAPVGGNFGPLDTPEEPRDASYERTRSLILEAERLGYASTLVAQHIANPRSLELEQLETWTASAALAEATEKIEIIAAIKPLLFHPAVLAKMALGIDAISNGRFAINLISAWFRPEMERTNIPFPPHDERYRYSAEWLRVVKALWSGERVNFQGEYFQITDLKLNPAPIAKPHPPIYLGGASEPAQILVAEQADIYFINGQPIEDVRQVIKQVLRRERKLPQPIRFGLSAFVIARSTDAEAQVELERLMALQQQEAHLKLSVAKGVDPEAVMFQLFAKNPAVGGNGGTAAGLVGSYDTVATRVAAFVDAGIETFMLQFNPFVPEMTRFAEEIMPRVKQLQAVK from the coding sequence ATGTCAGAACCACGCTATGGTATTTGGGCACCTGTTGGCGGTAACTTTGGGCCGCTGGACACGCCAGAAGAACCCAGAGACGCTAGTTATGAGCGGACGCGATCGCTGATTCTAGAAGCTGAACGTTTGGGCTACGCCTCAACTTTGGTAGCACAGCACATCGCCAACCCCCGCAGCCTAGAATTAGAGCAGCTAGAAACCTGGACGGCTTCTGCAGCTTTAGCAGAAGCCACAGAAAAAATTGAGATCATCGCCGCCATTAAACCTCTACTTTTCCATCCGGCTGTTCTAGCGAAGATGGCGCTGGGAATTGACGCTATTAGCAATGGACGTTTTGCCATCAACTTAATCAGTGCTTGGTTCCGCCCTGAAATGGAACGTACTAATATCCCGTTCCCGCCCCACGATGAGCGCTACCGCTATTCCGCTGAATGGTTAAGAGTTGTCAAAGCACTTTGGAGTGGAGAGAGGGTTAACTTCCAAGGAGAATATTTTCAAATCACAGATTTGAAGCTCAACCCTGCGCCCATCGCCAAACCCCATCCCCCAATTTATCTAGGTGGTGCATCTGAACCAGCACAAATTTTAGTAGCTGAACAGGCAGATATCTACTTTATTAATGGTCAGCCAATTGAAGATGTGCGTCAGGTAATTAAACAAGTTTTGCGCCGAGAGCGCAAGCTACCCCAACCAATACGTTTTGGGCTATCAGCATTTGTGATTGCTCGCTCTACAGACGCTGAGGCACAAGTAGAACTAGAGCGACTCATGGCACTCCAGCAACAAGAAGCACACTTAAAATTAAGTGTTGCTAAAGGCGTTGATCCAGAAGCCGTGATGTTCCAACTCTTCGCCAAAAATCCCGCAGTTGGGGGTAATGGTGGTACAGCCGCAGGCTTAGTTGGCAGCTATGACACGGTAGCTACCAGGGTTGCAGCTTTCGTTGATGCAGGTATCGAAACCTTTATGCTGCAATTCAATCCCTTTGTGCCAGAAATGACTCGCTTTGCTGAAGAAATTATGCCAAGAGTCAAGCAATTGCAGGCTGTGAAGTAA
- a CDS encoding flavin reductase family protein gives MIIDPAQIDPRNTYQLLIGSIVPRPIAWVSTIASDGTPNVAPFSFFMGVTGNPPTLAISSGSRRGTKKDTLVNVEKSGELVVNIVSEELGNEMNLTSGEFPPDVDEFQVAGLTPIPSQRVRAPRVAESPINIECVLKQVIYIGNEGSESGLIIAEAVLWHVRDDLLTPQNTIDVSKLHAIGRLSGNWYTRTQDLFEITRPASQPPKI, from the coding sequence ATGATTATTGATCCTGCCCAAATTGACCCACGAAACACTTATCAATTACTCATCGGTTCCATTGTTCCCCGACCGATCGCTTGGGTATCAACCATTGCCAGTGATGGGACACCAAACGTTGCACCATTTAGCTTCTTTATGGGTGTTACAGGCAATCCCCCGACTCTAGCCATTTCCAGTGGCTCTCGGCGTGGGACTAAAAAGGATACTTTGGTGAATGTGGAAAAATCGGGAGAACTGGTAGTCAATATAGTTTCCGAAGAATTGGGGAACGAAATGAATCTCACTAGTGGTGAATTCCCTCCAGATGTGGATGAGTTCCAGGTAGCGGGACTAACCCCCATACCCTCACAACGAGTGCGTGCGCCACGAGTGGCTGAGTCGCCAATTAATATTGAGTGTGTGCTGAAACAGGTAATTTATATTGGTAATGAGGGAAGCGAATCGGGATTAATTATTGCTGAGGCTGTGCTATGGCATGTCCGCGACGATTTGCTGACACCGCAAAACACCATTGATGTCAGCAAACTACATGCGATCGGTCGTCTATCGGGAAACTGGTATACCCGCACCCAAGATTTATTTGAAATTACCCGTCCTGCTTCCCAGCCTCCGAAAATTTGA
- a CDS encoding EAL domain-containing protein: MSENGRDKIRHLLVVQDMQGQRTIPLQEATYSLGRDSSNAIVLRSRSVSRQHAILLRVTVPETDRYGFRIIDGNFKGKQSTNGLFVNGSKCLSHTLQHGDIIAFGNNQVNAKYYTISNLSEQLFSASCEAEDLSGFLSEQANPANPFETLITPDARFEEASETALARLASFPELIPNPIIEIDLEGIVTYLNPAAALKFPKLREVGKEHPIMEGILNAVKNSKGNSFVREVKVGTEIFEQSIHYLPESDLIRTFVIRDITEQKKAAAELRQRDRLLQAVAEATNYLLAEMNYQTAIEKVLAVLGEAAQADRAYLFRNHSHPTTGEMAVSLRFEWTRSGLETSRDHWQNQPYQSSGLVRWYSTLSNGKSIKGITREFPLTEQKILSRDSVQSLFLVPLRLREKFWGYLGLADCAKERNWSKHEESTLLTMAASISGARQRQQVEEKIRYQALHDLLTGLPNRLLFNELLAKALPNAVRSHESLAVMFLDLDRFKVINDTLGHTLGDKLLLCVSQRLKDCLRGGDTIARWGGDEFTILLPQVNDVDEVTQVAQRILQAFEKPFDLEEHELYISASLGISLLNDNSADAETLIKHADAALYYAKDAGRNNYQFYTTSLSNKNPEQLTLEKNLRYALERKELKVYYQPKVNIITGKITGMEALLRWHHPEMGLVAPSVFVPLAEANGSIVSIGEWVLRTACSQNKAWQDAGLPPISIAVNLSLKQFRQPDLMETLSKILQETGLDPNFLELEITESTAIEDLEFTTNLLQNLRQMGIHLSIDDFGTGHSSLSRLQMLPLHHLKIDKSFVQELTTNSKVAHIVKAIVVLGQSLGLKLTAEGVEKPEELEFLKSINCEDVQGFLFYRPLSAQDATEALHDKQTKL, encoded by the coding sequence ATGTCAGAAAATGGGCGGGACAAAATACGCCACCTATTGGTCGTTCAAGACATGCAAGGGCAGCGAACCATTCCCCTCCAAGAGGCTACTTATTCTCTCGGAAGGGATTCCAGCAACGCTATTGTTCTGCGTTCTCGCTCAGTATCAAGACAGCACGCCATTCTATTGCGGGTAACTGTTCCAGAAACTGACAGATATGGTTTTCGGATTATTGATGGCAACTTCAAAGGCAAACAAAGTACTAATGGCTTATTTGTCAATGGTAGTAAATGCTTGTCTCACACCCTCCAGCATGGAGATATCATTGCCTTTGGGAATAATCAAGTTAATGCAAAGTACTATACTATCTCTAACCTGTCAGAGCAATTATTTTCTGCATCTTGTGAAGCAGAAGACTTGTCTGGCTTCCTTTCAGAACAAGCCAATCCGGCCAATCCCTTTGAAACCCTCATCACCCCTGATGCTCGCTTTGAAGAAGCCAGTGAGACAGCATTAGCTCGCCTAGCATCTTTCCCAGAACTCATTCCCAATCCCATTATTGAGATAGATTTAGAGGGAATAGTTACCTATCTTAATCCAGCTGCAGCTCTCAAGTTTCCCAAACTCAGAGAAGTCGGGAAAGAACACCCCATCATGGAGGGCATTCTCAATGCAGTTAAAAATAGCAAGGGTAACTCTTTTGTTCGTGAGGTAAAAGTTGGTACAGAAATTTTTGAACAATCAATTCATTATCTACCTGAAAGTGATTTAATTAGAACTTTTGTTATCAGAGATATTACTGAGCAAAAAAAAGCTGCTGCTGAACTCCGCCAACGCGATCGCCTACTACAAGCAGTTGCAGAAGCTACCAATTACTTGCTGGCAGAAATGAACTATCAGACAGCCATTGAAAAAGTTCTCGCCGTGTTAGGTGAAGCAGCCCAAGCAGATCGCGCCTACCTCTTCAGAAACCATTCCCACCCCACTACAGGAGAGATGGCAGTAAGTCTGCGGTTTGAATGGACACGCTCAGGTTTGGAAACTTCTCGTGACCACTGGCAGAATCAACCTTATCAATCATCAGGACTAGTCCGATGGTACAGTACCCTCTCTAACGGCAAATCTATCAAAGGAATTACTAGAGAATTTCCCCTCACCGAACAAAAAATCCTCAGCCGAGACAGTGTTCAATCCCTCTTCTTAGTACCCCTACGCTTGAGAGAAAAGTTTTGGGGATACCTAGGTTTAGCCGACTGTGCAAAAGAGCGCAACTGGTCAAAGCATGAAGAATCCACACTCTTGACAATGGCTGCGAGTATCAGCGGTGCTAGACAGCGCCAGCAGGTAGAAGAAAAGATTCGTTACCAAGCTCTACATGATTTACTCACTGGATTACCCAATCGCCTACTGTTTAATGAGTTATTAGCTAAAGCCCTGCCTAACGCGGTTCGGAGTCATGAAAGTTTAGCTGTGATGTTTCTCGACTTAGATCGTTTCAAAGTGATCAACGATACTCTAGGACATACCCTAGGAGACAAATTATTACTGTGTGTATCGCAAAGATTAAAAGACTGTCTCAGAGGTGGGGATACGATCGCTCGTTGGGGCGGCGATGAGTTTACGATCTTATTACCCCAAGTCAATGATGTAGATGAAGTCACCCAGGTAGCCCAGAGAATTTTACAAGCCTTCGAGAAACCTTTTGATCTCGAAGAACACGAACTTTATATCAGTGCCAGCCTTGGCATTTCCCTGCTCAATGATAACAGTGCTGATGCTGAAACCCTGATCAAGCACGCAGATGCCGCCTTGTATTATGCCAAAGATGCCGGCAGGAATAACTACCAGTTCTATACTACTTCCCTCAGTAATAAGAATCCTGAACAGCTAACTTTAGAGAAGAATTTGCGCTATGCCTTAGAGCGAAAAGAATTAAAAGTATATTACCAGCCCAAGGTCAACATCATCACGGGAAAAATTACTGGCATGGAGGCTTTGTTACGTTGGCATCACCCAGAAATGGGATTAGTAGCACCCAGTGTCTTTGTTCCTCTAGCCGAAGCCAATGGATCGATTGTCTCTATTGGGGAATGGGTATTGCGAACAGCGTGTAGCCAGAATAAAGCCTGGCAAGATGCAGGATTGCCACCTATATCTATTGCGGTCAATCTGTCCCTCAAACAGTTTCGCCAACCAGATCTAATGGAAACTTTGAGTAAAATCTTACAAGAGACGGGGCTAGATCCCAACTTTTTAGAGTTAGAAATTACAGAATCGACGGCAATTGAAGATCTAGAATTCACCACAAATTTACTACAAAATCTCCGACAGATGGGTATTCACCTCTCTATCGATGACTTTGGTACAGGTCATTCTTCCCTCTCGCGCCTACAGATGTTGCCACTCCACCATCTGAAAATAGATAAGTCTTTCGTTCAAGAGTTGACAACGAATAGCAAAGTAGCTCACATTGTCAAAGCGATCGTGGTTTTAGGGCAAAGTTTGGGTTTAAAACTAACTGCCGAAGGTGTAGAAAAGCCAGAGGAACTGGAATTTTTGAAATCTATTAACTGTGAAGATGTACAAGGGTTCCTGTTTTACCGACCACTTTCAGCCCAGGATGCCACAGAGGCTCTCCACGATAAACAAACAAAACTCTAG
- a CDS encoding LLM class flavin-dependent oxidoreductase — MKQIHLAGFLLASQVVHSHAVWRHPRTELGFLEPEYYQKIAQVLERGKFDLVFFADSLTMPDTYGGNFAESLKYGAQGALRLDPLVLATTMAVATKHIGLGITRSTTYYQPYDLARGFATLDHLSRGRAAWNVVTSSRASEAGNFGFDEHLEHDLRYDRADEFLEVATKLWGSWEEGALVLDQENGIFADPTKVNYVNYVGQWLKSRGPLTVPRSPQGRPVIIQAGASNKGREFAAKWAELIFEISPNPALMKSYYQDVKTRMAKYGRDPDTCKILPAVMPFVGETETIAKEKQAFHNELVHPMAGLLTMSNHLAVDLSPYSLEQSVEKVEVQDFQKLSGVLQRLNLEASVTLKDLGKIYGRSLSVPQLVGTATQIADKLETLFRDEVGDGFVISPAYLPGAFEEFVDLVIPELQKRGLFRKEYPGKTLRDSLGLN, encoded by the coding sequence ATGAAACAAATACATCTAGCAGGTTTCTTACTCGCTTCCCAAGTGGTTCACTCCCATGCTGTTTGGCGACACCCCAGGACTGAATTAGGCTTTCTGGAACCTGAATATTATCAAAAAATTGCCCAAGTACTAGAACGAGGCAAATTTGATTTAGTATTTTTTGCAGACTCCTTAACAATGCCCGATACCTATGGCGGGAATTTTGCTGAAAGTCTGAAGTATGGCGCTCAAGGGGCACTCAGGCTAGATCCGCTAGTGCTAGCTACGACAATGGCAGTTGCTACTAAACATATTGGTCTTGGTATCACCCGTTCTACCACTTACTATCAACCCTATGACCTAGCACGGGGATTTGCTACCCTCGACCACCTGAGTCGAGGACGAGCAGCATGGAATGTAGTCACTTCGAGTAGAGCTAGCGAAGCTGGGAACTTTGGCTTTGATGAGCATTTAGAACATGACCTACGCTATGATCGCGCCGACGAATTCCTCGAAGTTGCTACCAAACTTTGGGGTAGTTGGGAAGAAGGCGCATTAGTCTTGGATCAAGAAAATGGTATTTTTGCTGACCCCACAAAAGTAAATTATGTTAACTATGTCGGGCAATGGTTAAAGTCACGGGGACCATTGACTGTCCCGCGTTCACCCCAAGGGCGTCCAGTAATTATTCAAGCCGGCGCTTCTAATAAAGGTAGAGAGTTTGCTGCTAAATGGGCAGAATTAATTTTTGAAATTAGTCCCAATCCCGCATTGATGAAATCCTACTATCAGGATGTCAAAACTCGCATGGCTAAATATGGACGTGATCCAGATACTTGTAAAATTCTGCCTGCGGTGATGCCGTTTGTAGGAGAGACAGAGACAATTGCCAAAGAAAAACAAGCTTTTCACAATGAGTTAGTACATCCGATGGCTGGCTTATTAACTATGTCTAACCATTTGGCTGTTGATCTCTCCCCATATTCCCTAGAGCAATCAGTAGAAAAAGTGGAAGTTCAAGATTTCCAAAAACTATCTGGTGTGCTGCAAAGACTGAATTTAGAAGCCAGTGTCACCTTGAAAGATTTAGGCAAAATTTACGGTAGAAGCCTATCTGTCCCGCAATTGGTGGGTACTGCAACTCAAATAGCCGACAAACTAGAAACCCTCTTTCGAGACGAAGTAGGCGATGGCTTTGTGATTTCCCCCGCTTATTTACCGGGAGCATTTGAAGAGTTCGTCGATTTAGTGATCCCAGAATTACAAAAACGTGGATTATTCCGCAAAGAATATCCCGGCAAAACTTTAAGGGATTCTTTAGGACTTAATTAA
- a CDS encoding Chromate resistance protein ChrB — protein MSWIVFSYSLPSKSSSSPRVTLWRRLRRLGAISLKGSIHVLPACDECVESFQWLAQEVQQAKGEALVMRVELFEGLADQEIIELFRKARREEYQEIETQAIELEKSVRAIATPENRTNIYETLEKLRKQYTDSSSLRSRESPQSTNRVPPS, from the coding sequence TTGAGTTGGATAGTTTTTTCTTACTCGCTACCTTCTAAATCCTCTTCTAGTCCTCGTGTCACGTTGTGGCGACGGTTGCGGCGATTGGGAGCTATTTCACTGAAAGGTAGTATTCACGTATTGCCTGCTTGCGATGAGTGTGTTGAATCTTTCCAGTGGTTGGCTCAGGAAGTTCAACAGGCGAAAGGTGAGGCGTTGGTGATGCGAGTAGAGCTTTTTGAGGGATTAGCCGATCAGGAAATCATCGAACTATTCCGTAAAGCCCGCCGCGAAGAATATCAAGAGATTGAAACCCAAGCAATTGAACTCGAAAAATCTGTAAGAGCGATCGCCACTCCCGAAAATCGCACCAATATATATGAAACTCTAGAAAAGCTGCGTAAACAATACACCGACTCTTCTTCCCTGCGCTCACGAGAAAGTCCCCAATCCACCAACCGAGTTCCGCCGAGTTGA
- a CDS encoding isopenicillin N synthase family oxygenase: MITLEVAVEGFSQVPIIDIQPLVFGKGDRSVVADQIAQACREWGFFYIIGHGVDEELQQRLEQLSRGFFAQDLETKLAIRMALGGKAWRGYFPVGGELTSGKPDLKEGIYFGAELGEDHPLVKADTPMHGVNLFPANIPLFRETVLEYMEAMTNLGHTLIAGIALSLGLEESYFADRYTSEPLTLFRIFNYPPDLSHLDDQPRWGVGEHTDYGVLTILKQDDLGGLQVKSKSGWVAAPPVPGSFVCNIGDMLDRMTGGLYKSTPHRVQNFSGKNRLSFPFFFDPNFDVEVKPIELDAVVNDDSKERWDGASVHDFRGTYGDYVLGKVSKVFPELRRAVL; this comes from the coding sequence ATGATAACCTTAGAAGTGGCGGTAGAAGGATTTTCGCAAGTTCCAATTATTGATATTCAGCCACTGGTTTTTGGTAAAGGCGATCGTTCTGTAGTAGCAGATCAAATTGCTCAGGCGTGCCGTGAATGGGGATTCTTTTATATTATCGGACATGGCGTAGATGAAGAGTTGCAGCAACGGCTAGAACAACTCAGTCGAGGGTTTTTTGCTCAAGATTTAGAGACAAAACTCGCAATCCGCATGGCTTTAGGTGGTAAAGCTTGGCGGGGATATTTTCCTGTTGGAGGTGAACTGACATCAGGTAAGCCTGACTTAAAGGAGGGTATTTATTTTGGTGCTGAGTTGGGAGAGGATCACCCCCTTGTGAAAGCTGACACACCGATGCATGGTGTTAACCTCTTCCCAGCCAATATTCCCCTGTTCCGCGAGACAGTGCTGGAATATATGGAGGCGATGACAAACTTGGGACACACTCTCATCGCTGGTATTGCTCTCAGCCTGGGTTTAGAAGAATCTTACTTTGCTGATCGTTACACTTCGGAGCCGCTGACGCTGTTTCGCATCTTTAATTATCCTCCTGATTTATCACACTTAGATGATCAACCCAGATGGGGTGTTGGTGAACACACTGATTATGGTGTTTTAACTATTCTCAAACAAGATGACTTAGGCGGGTTGCAAGTGAAATCCAAGTCAGGCTGGGTTGCTGCGCCACCGGTTCCTGGTTCGTTTGTGTGTAATATCGGCGATATGCTCGATCGCATGACGGGAGGATTATATAAATCTACACCTCATCGTGTGCAGAATTTTTCAGGAAAAAATCGTCTTTCGTTTCCGTTCTTTTTTGATCCCAATTTTGATGTTGAGGTGAAACCAATTGAACTGGATGCAGTGGTGAATGACGATAGCAAAGAACGCTGGGATGGGGCTAGCGTTCATGATTTTCGTGGAACCTATGGCGATTATGTTTTGGGTAAGGTGTCTAAAGTGTTCCCAGAGTTGCGACGTGCAGTTTTGTAG
- a CDS encoding amidase, translating into MTTTRLPESAAEITNLSASELVSLYQQRSLSPVEVTKVALERISTYNHLVNAFALVDEESSLAAARASEARWLQGKPLGIVDGIPTTVKDLLLTKGWPTLRGSKAITPNQSWSEDAPAVARLREQGAVFIGKTTTSEFGWKGVTESPLTGITRNPWNLDLTAGGSSGGAAVAAALGMGTFHLATDGGGSSRLPAGFTGVFGFKPSFGRIAGYPSAHTGTLFHVGVLVRNVTDAALMLNAIAHPDPRDWYALPDDQEDYVGELNRGVAGLRIAYSPNLGYAEVEPEIAALVKTAVNVLAQQGAIIEEVDPGFENPYKIFRTFWVTGAAKLLRSFSPEQKALVEEGLRANAQEGDRISLAEYLSANDAREDLGRYMQHFHQTYDLLITPTLPVTAFPVGQTSPQSSLYPQGLNWSPFTYPFNLTQQPAASVPCGFTQNGLPVGMQIVSAKYRDILVLRAAKTYENFQPFRTPEQFLSDN; encoded by the coding sequence ATGACTACTACTCGTCTACCAGAATCAGCAGCTGAGATTACCAATCTTTCTGCAAGTGAACTTGTATCACTATATCAACAGCGATCGCTCTCTCCTGTAGAAGTAACAAAGGTTGCTTTAGAGAGAATTTCTACGTATAATCACTTAGTTAATGCTTTTGCGCTTGTTGATGAAGAATCATCCTTAGCAGCAGCTCGTGCATCTGAAGCTCGTTGGCTGCAGGGTAAGCCGTTGGGTATTGTTGATGGCATCCCGACTACGGTCAAGGATTTGCTGTTAACTAAAGGCTGGCCGACTCTGCGCGGTAGCAAAGCCATTACGCCCAATCAATCTTGGTCAGAAGATGCGCCAGCCGTGGCGCGATTGCGAGAACAGGGGGCGGTATTTATTGGTAAAACCACAACATCTGAATTTGGATGGAAAGGTGTCACCGAGTCTCCCTTAACTGGAATTACACGCAATCCTTGGAATCTGGATCTCACAGCAGGGGGAAGTAGTGGCGGCGCGGCGGTGGCAGCGGCTTTGGGTATGGGTACATTCCACCTCGCTACTGATGGTGGGGGATCGTCGAGATTGCCGGCAGGATTTACAGGTGTCTTTGGTTTTAAGCCTAGTTTTGGGAGGATTGCCGGTTATCCCTCAGCCCACACTGGCACATTGTTTCATGTTGGGGTTTTGGTTCGCAATGTAACTGATGCAGCACTGATGCTAAATGCGATCGCTCATCCTGATCCTCGTGATTGGTATGCGTTACCTGATGATCAGGAGGATTATGTAGGGGAGCTAAATCGCGGTGTGGCTGGATTACGAATTGCTTACAGCCCTAATTTAGGATATGCCGAGGTGGAACCGGAGATAGCAGCATTGGTGAAAACCGCAGTCAATGTGTTGGCACAGCAAGGAGCCATTATCGAGGAAGTTGATCCCGGTTTTGAGAATCCCTACAAAATCTTCCGGACTTTTTGGGTAACGGGAGCCGCCAAACTACTGCGTTCATTTAGCCCAGAGCAAAAAGCTTTAGTTGAAGAAGGCTTGCGAGCTAATGCTCAAGAAGGCGATCGCATTAGCCTTGCAGAATATCTCAGTGCCAACGATGCGAGGGAAGACCTTGGTCGATACATGCAACATTTTCACCAAACTTACGATTTGCTGATTACTCCCACCTTGCCTGTAACAGCTTTTCCAGTCGGCCAAACCTCACCTCAGTCATCTCTCTACCCTCAAGGGCTGAACTGGTCTCCTTTCACTTATCCTTTTAACCTCACTCAACAACCAGCCGCATCAGTACCTTGTGGCTTTACTCAAAATGGTTTGCCTGTAGGAATGCAAATTGTGAGTGCAAAATATAGAGATATATTGGTGTTGCGTGCCGCTAAAACCTACGAAAATTTCCAGCCTTTTAGAACACCAGAGCAGTTTTTATCAGATAATTGA